The Deltaproteobacteria bacterium genome segment CACGAGCGGGAACACCGGCGTGCGAATCCGCTGCATGCCGAGGAGCCGCCCGATCCATTCGCCGCGCGTGACGACGATGAGGGAGTCGTGTCCGCCGTGCGACACGACGGGCACGACCGGCACGTGTGGTCACGTATCCGAACGCCACCTGCGCTTCCGGGTCCGCGAATCCGAGCGAGCCGCCCGCTCCGGTGTGCCCGAAGGCGCGCGGGCCGCAGGCCGGCGCCAGCATCGGCGATAGCATGAACCCCGCGCCGTAGCGCGTCGGGAGCAGCAGCACGCGGTCGGGTCCCTCGGCGTGGACGCGGGTGGCGGCGGCGACGGTCGCGGGGGCGAGCAGCCGGGCGCCGTCGATCTCGCCGACGCACGTCGCGTAGAGCCGCGCCAGGGCGCGCGCGCTCGTGACGCCGTTCGACGACGGCATCTCCGCCGCGAGGACCTCGGGCCGATTCCACATCTCGTCGTACGCGAAGAGGCCGGACGGTCCGCTCATCACGCGCTCCATGAGCGAGTCGGCGGGGATCCACGACAAGAGCCCGGGGGCTTCCGGGGGGAGGATGCGGGCTGCGCGCGACAGCTCGGCCGCCGGCAGGCCGACCCAGCAGTCGAGGCCGAGCGGCGCCGCGATCTCCTCGCGGAGGTAGGCGCCGAGGGAGCGCCGCGTGGCCCGCCGCACGACCTCTCCGACGCTCCAGCCGTGGATACCGTGCGTCGCCAGGGAGGTCAGCCGAGGGCCTCGAGTCGTCCGTTACGCGCCGGCGCGCGCGAGTGTGGACACGCCGAGCGCCTCGCCACGCTCCTCGATCTCGCGGATCACGCGCTCGAGGTGGCGGTCGACGTGCTGCATGTACTCGTAGAGCCCCTTGTGCACGATCGCGAAGCCGATGGCGTCGGCGAGGCGCGAGGGGTTCTTCCAGAGCGTCGTGCCGAGCAGCGACAGCGTGAACCAGGCGCGGCGCGGGCTCGCCGCGACCACCGTGTCCCGGAGGATGCGGCCGAGCAGCATCCACTCGTCCTTCCGCACCCGGAAGCCGTCGCCGACCTGGCGGCCGCGGTTCAGGATGAACTCGAGCGTGCGCCGGCGGTAGTTCCGGAACTCGTAGAGATCGGCGATGAGCGTACGGTAGCCCTTGTAGAACTCGATCCGGCTCATCGCCTTCGGGAGGATGTTGGAGAAGATGAACTGGTCTCCCACCGACTCGGCGACCAACCGACCCTCCTTCGCCATGCGGTCGTGGAGCGGCGTCTTCGGCATCGCCTGCAGCATGCCGGTCATCGAGACGGGGATGCGCGCATCCTGGATGAAGCGCAGCTGCTCCGCGAAGATCGACTCGTCGTCGTGATCGAAGCCGACGATCATGCCGGCCTGCACCTGGATGCCGTACTCCTGGATCTTGCGGACGTTCTCGACCAGGTCGCCGCGCATGTTCTGCGTCTTGTGGGTCTCGAGCAGCGAGGCCTTCCGCGGGCTCTCGATGCCGATGAAGATCGTCGTGAAGCGGGCCGCGCGCAGGAGCTCGAGCAGCTCCGCGTCCTGCGCCACGTTCAACGACACCTCGGTGTTGAAGTGCATCGGATGGTCGTTGGCGGCGCTCCAGTCGGCGATCGCGCGCAGCAGCTCCTTGGCGTGCTTCTTGTTGCCGATGAAGTTGTCGTCGACGAGGAACACCTGCGTCGCGCCGAGGCGATGACACTCCTCGACCTCCGCCATCACCTGCGGCACCGACTTCACGCGCGGCCGACGCCCGTAGACGACGATGATGTCGCAGAACTC includes the following:
- a CDS encoding beta-lactamase family protein, producing MRRATRRSLGAYLREEIAAPLGLDCWVGLPAAELSRAARILPPEAPGLLSWIPADSLMERVMSGPSGLFAYDEMWNRPEVLAAEMPSSNGVTSARALARLYATCVGEIDGARLLAPATVAAATRVHAEGPDRVLLLPTRYGAGFMLSPMLAPACGPRAFGHTGAGGSLGFADPEAQVAFGYVTTRAGRARRVARRTRLPHRRHARRMDRAAPRHAADSHAGVPARAPDSVGPVGGRSACRTSSRRSRPTSSTRSRACGRSTKACKPTRRSMKRSDPSSIAHGPNTRRRGCSAGVCGSTRGGGSPIAIARPST
- a CDS encoding DUF4070 domain-containing protein, which gives rise to MKIHLVTPRNPESFWTYDRILPSLGKSCIFPNLSMPTVAGLTGPEHEVTLCDENVEEVDFDVEADIVGVTGYIVHKQRMLEIADEFRRRGRFVVIGGPYASLCPEELHGRCDVLFVDEAEETWPRFLADFEAGHWYAEYRPREKPDLTASPTPRFDLLKVDRYHAMTIQFARGCPFNCEFCDIIVVYGRRPRVKSVPQVMAEVEECHRLGATQVFLVDDNFIGNKKHAKELLRAIADWSAANDHPMHFNTEVSLNVAQDAELLELLRAARFTTIFIGIESPRKASLLETHKTQNMRGDLVENVRKIQEYGIQVQAGMIVGFDHDDESIFAEQLRFIQDARIPVSMTGMLQAMPKTPLHDRMAKEGRLVAESVGDQFIFSNILPKAMSRIEFYKGYRTLIADLYEFRNYRRRTLEFILNRGRQVGDGFRVRKDEWMLLGRILRDTVVAASPRRAWFTLSLLGTTLWKNPSRLADAIGFAIVHKGLYEYMQHVDRHLERVIREIEERGEALGVSTLARAGA